A portion of the Treponema rectale genome contains these proteins:
- a CDS encoding V-type ATP synthase subunit A yields MTDTKGKVVAVNGNMVSVEFDGKVSLNEVGYVKVDGKSLKGEVIRIRGNTAQMQIYEMTNGISTDCTVEFTGDLLSVEVGPGLLGQVYDGLQNPLPLLAEHSGYFLERGVYLPALDENKKWEFTPTAKEGAKVMAGDAVGTVPEGPFTHKIQVPYGFLGTYTIKKIVKAGSYKIHDTIATLVDEKGKSHDICMSFKWPVKRAVNCYAERLMPKEPMVTKVRLIDTFFPVAKGGTYCIPGPFGAGKTVLQHTTSRNADVDIVIIAACGERAGEVVETLTEFPELKDPRTGRSLMERTIIICNTSSMPVASREASCYTGVTLAEYYRQMGLHVLLLADSTSRWAQAMREMSGRLEEIPGEEAFPAYLESTIASFYERAGIVKLRDGETGSVTIGGTVSPAGGNFEEPVTQATLKVVGAFHGLSRERSDARRYPSIDPLDSWSKYHSVIKAELVEYARSVYRRGAEVNSMMKVVGEEGTSLEDFITYLKSEFLDAVYMQQDSFDETEGATSIERQKYVFGKVIEILGSSFSVKEKDEARTFFNQLRQNFIDMNYKVFQSAEFKAAEKNLDKTLKDHGTELGEEVKALLKDGE; encoded by the coding sequence ATGACAGATACAAAAGGCAAAGTAGTTGCTGTAAACGGAAACATGGTTTCTGTTGAATTCGACGGTAAGGTATCTCTCAATGAAGTAGGCTACGTAAAAGTTGACGGTAAAAGCCTGAAGGGAGAGGTTATCCGTATCCGTGGAAATACAGCACAGATGCAGATTTATGAAATGACAAACGGTATTTCAACTGACTGTACGGTTGAATTTACCGGTGACCTTCTCAGCGTAGAAGTTGGTCCTGGTCTTCTTGGACAGGTATATGACGGACTTCAGAATCCTCTTCCTCTCCTTGCAGAACATTCAGGTTACTTCCTTGAGCGCGGTGTTTATCTTCCTGCCCTTGATGAAAACAAAAAATGGGAATTCACTCCGACTGCAAAAGAAGGTGCAAAAGTTATGGCTGGTGATGCCGTTGGAACTGTTCCGGAAGGACCTTTTACTCATAAGATTCAGGTTCCATACGGATTCCTCGGTACATACACTATAAAAAAGATTGTAAAGGCCGGAAGCTATAAGATTCATGATACTATTGCAACTCTTGTTGACGAAAAGGGCAAGAGCCATGATATCTGCATGTCTTTCAAATGGCCTGTAAAGCGTGCCGTAAACTGCTATGCAGAACGTCTCATGCCTAAAGAACCGATGGTAACAAAAGTTCGTCTTATCGATACTTTCTTCCCGGTTGCAAAAGGCGGTACATATTGTATTCCAGGACCTTTCGGTGCCGGAAAAACTGTTCTTCAGCATACAACATCACGAAATGCGGACGTTGATATCGTAATTATTGCAGCCTGTGGTGAGCGTGCAGGTGAAGTAGTAGAAACTCTTACAGAATTCCCTGAACTTAAGGACCCTCGTACCGGTCGTTCACTTATGGAGCGTACGATTATCATCTGTAATACTTCTTCAATGCCGGTTGCTTCCCGTGAAGCTTCATGTTATACGGGCGTTACCCTTGCTGAGTATTACCGTCAGATGGGTCTTCATGTTCTTCTTCTTGCTGACTCAACTTCCCGCTGGGCTCAGGCCATGCGTGAAATGTCGGGACGTCTTGAAGAGATTCCTGGAGAAGAAGCATTCCCTGCATACCTTGAATCTACAATCGCTTCATTCTATGAACGCGCAGGTATCGTAAAACTCCGCGATGGTGAGACCGGTTCCGTAACAATCGGCGGTACAGTTTCTCCTGCAGGCGGTAACTTTGAAGAACCTGTAACTCAGGCAACTTTGAAGGTTGTCGGTGCATTCCATGGACTTTCCCGCGAACGTTCTGATGCCCGCCGTTATCCTTCAATTGATCCTCTGGATTCATGGTCAAAGTATCATTCTGTAATTAAGGCTGAACTCGTTGAATATGCCCGTTCCGTATATCGCCGCGGTGCTGAGGTAAACAGCATGATGAAAGTTGTCGGTGAAGAAGGAACAAGTCTTGAAGACTTCATTACATACCTTAAGAGTGAATTCCTTGATGCTGTTTACATGCAGCAGGATTCTTTTGATGAAACTGAAGGTGCAACTTCAATTGAGCGTCAGAAATATGTATTTGGAAAAGTTATTGAGATTCTTGGTTCATCTTTCTCTGTAAAAGAAAAAGATGAGGCACGTACGTTCTTTAACCAGCTCCGTCAGAACTTTATTGATATGAACTATAAGGTTTTCCAGAGCGCAGAGTTTAAGGCAGCAGAAAAGAACCTCGATAAAACGCTTAAGGATCATGGCACTGAATTGGGAGAAGAAGTAAAGGCTCTTCTCAAGGACGGTGAGTAA
- a CDS encoding V-type ATP synthase subunit D — MAKLKLTKNEQKAQKDALKMYQRYLPTLTLKKQQLQSEIRTIEEKAKSVRSQKKALEEDFEKWISVFGEKDAFKPDMVTVKNIRKGFGNIAGVKIPVYEGADFGRGDYDLYSTPLWIDMAADRMEKALELDLQAEVLDEQVRLLSQELRTTTQRVNLFEKVKIPETKANIKKIGIFLGDEQVAAVVRSKISKKKLQGAVADSSEENVPEKKSAGVKKSSAKKGAKK; from the coding sequence ATGGCAAAATTAAAGCTGACTAAAAATGAGCAGAAGGCACAGAAAGATGCACTGAAAATGTATCAGCGCTATCTTCCGACCCTTACGCTTAAAAAACAGCAGCTGCAGTCAGAAATCCGCACCATTGAAGAAAAGGCAAAGTCTGTCCGAAGTCAGAAAAAAGCTTTGGAAGAAGATTTTGAAAAGTGGATTTCAGTTTTCGGTGAAAAAGACGCATTTAAACCTGACATGGTAACTGTAAAGAATATCAGGAAAGGTTTCGGTAATATTGCCGGCGTAAAGATTCCGGTCTATGAGGGAGCAGATTTTGGCAGGGGTGATTATGACCTCTATTCAACTCCTTTATGGATTGATATGGCTGCAGACCGCATGGAAAAGGCTCTGGAGCTTGACTTGCAGGCAGAAGTGCTTGATGAGCAGGTCCGTCTGCTTTCTCAGGAACTTCGCACTACGACACAGCGTGTAAATCTTTTTGAAAAAGTTAAGATTCCTGAAACTAAGGCTAATATCAAGAAAATCGGTATTTTCCTTGGTGATGAACAGGTTGCTGCTGTTGTACGCTCGAAGATTTCTAAGAAAAAGCTGCAGGGTGCTGTAGCAGATTCTTCTGAGGAGAATGTTCCTGAGAAAAAATCTGCAGGGGTAAAAAAATCCAGCGCAAAAAAGGGGGCTAAAAAATGA
- a CDS encoding V-type ATP synthase subunit I, producing MIVKMKKVSLVVLDSTRKESLKALRKAGVVHLEHIEGEGAALQAFRESSQETDKALGILDEIKADKKQKIVQEPLSKEEACAKAKEILSLNDRKKSLFDSINQDSQEISRLESWGVVDPEELKLLAEKAVFAYMYEVPAEKYADIGDEVKTVLVNTTGKIARFLVVSDTEILDRPAGLSPEAYAVPLPRASTEIIADDIRKAQQEIDRINRELFIAKKYAAALVSYRKALVSDIEFENVRSGMAHEEESESESIRLAWLTGFVPVDSMEKFRKVCAENGWAYASDDPSDEDLVPTKLKNNRVVSLIYPLTDFLDVTPGYHEFDISGWFLMFFCIFFAMIFGDAAYGALIALLGIGLAFKGLGKGKFFAPINMFVILLGLCTMVWGVMTCSWFGIDASKLPKELVEMSFMPFSKAKYALVNGLPFDSSAAEDYANLNQKIFCFVLAVVQLSVAHIMCTLRNRKSLKAIGDFGSLIELWGMFYVVMAMVGDPDRFSLGVNESTIYVAGIPLPYLAIGVLLAGFALSFVFSNYEGSVKASVLESCKNIISVVLGVVNVFSDTVSYIRLWAVALAGAAISGTINTMAGPMLGKFTMILFGAILLVFGHGLNLILNLLSVIVHGVRLNTLEFSQHLGMAWSGTKYSPFSEKQ from the coding sequence ATGATCGTTAAAATGAAAAAAGTTTCCCTTGTGGTTCTGGATTCAACAAGAAAAGAATCTCTTAAGGCATTAAGAAAGGCCGGAGTTGTTCATCTTGAGCATATTGAAGGTGAAGGGGCAGCCCTTCAGGCTTTCAGAGAATCATCTCAGGAAACTGATAAGGCTCTGGGCATTCTTGATGAGATTAAAGCTGATAAAAAGCAGAAGATTGTTCAGGAACCGCTTTCAAAAGAGGAAGCATGTGCCAAGGCAAAGGAAATACTGTCACTTAATGACAGAAAGAAGTCTCTGTTTGATTCGATAAATCAGGATTCACAGGAGATTTCCAGACTTGAGAGCTGGGGTGTCGTTGATCCTGAGGAGTTGAAGCTTCTTGCAGAGAAGGCTGTCTTTGCCTATATGTATGAAGTTCCTGCAGAAAAGTATGCTGATATCGGCGATGAAGTGAAGACTGTACTTGTTAATACAACCGGAAAAATTGCAAGATTCCTTGTCGTTTCTGACACAGAGATTCTTGACCGTCCGGCAGGACTTTCTCCTGAGGCATATGCAGTTCCGCTACCAAGGGCTTCTACTGAAATCATCGCAGATGATATCCGTAAGGCACAGCAGGAAATTGACCGTATTAACAGGGAGCTTTTTATCGCAAAAAAATATGCGGCTGCTCTCGTTTCGTACAGAAAGGCTCTTGTCTCTGATATTGAATTTGAAAATGTCAGAAGCGGTATGGCTCATGAAGAAGAATCTGAGTCTGAAAGCATAAGGCTTGCCTGGCTTACTGGATTTGTTCCGGTTGATTCAATGGAAAAATTCAGAAAGGTCTGTGCCGAAAACGGCTGGGCTTATGCCAGTGATGATCCTTCTGATGAAGATCTGGTTCCTACAAAGCTTAAGAACAACAGGGTTGTAAGTCTTATTTATCCTCTGACGGACTTCCTTGATGTAACTCCAGGATATCATGAATTTGATATTTCCGGATGGTTCCTTATGTTCTTCTGCATTTTCTTTGCAATGATTTTTGGTGACGCGGCTTACGGTGCCCTCATTGCACTGCTGGGAATCGGTCTTGCATTTAAGGGGCTTGGTAAGGGCAAATTCTTTGCTCCGATTAATATGTTTGTAATTCTCCTTGGTCTGTGTACCATGGTTTGGGGAGTTATGACATGTTCATGGTTCGGAATTGATGCCTCAAAGCTTCCAAAGGAACTTGTAGAAATGTCGTTCATGCCGTTCTCGAAGGCAAAATATGCTCTTGTAAACGGCTTGCCATTTGATTCTTCTGCAGCTGAAGACTATGCAAATCTTAATCAGAAAATTTTCTGTTTTGTCCTTGCGGTTGTTCAGCTCAGCGTAGCTCACATTATGTGTACGCTCCGCAACAGAAAATCACTTAAGGCAATAGGTGATTTCGGTTCCCTGATTGAACTTTGGGGTATGTTCTATGTAGTAATGGCCATGGTTGGAGATCCGGACAGGTTCTCTCTTGGTGTAAATGAAAGTACCATTTACGTTGCCGGAATACCACTGCCATATCTTGCAATCGGTGTTCTGCTTGCAGGATTTGCACTGAGCTTTGTATTCTCAAATTATGAGGGAAGTGTTAAGGCGTCCGTGCTTGAAAGCTGCAAGAATATAATCAGTGTCGTTCTTGGAGTTGTAAACGTATTCAGTGATACGGTATCTTACATCCGTCTTTGGGCTGTTGCTCTTGCAGGTGCTGCAATAAGCGGAACCATCAATACAATGGCCGGCCCTATGCTGGGTAAGTTTACTATGATTCTCTTCGGAGCGATACTTCTTGTATTCGGTCATGGACTTAATCTTATACTGAATCTTCTTTCAGTAATTGTTCACGGTGTACGTCTGAACACTCTTGAGTTCTCTCAGCACCTTGGAATGGCATGGAGCGGTACAAAATACAGTCCGTTCAGTGAAAAACAGTAG
- a CDS encoding V-type ATP synthase subunit K (produces ATP from ADP in the presence of a proton gradient across the membrane; the K subunit is a nonenzymatic component which binds the dimeric form by interacting with the G and E subunits), producing MNWGMIGAGVVMGIAAMGSAIGIGIAGQGAIGAWKRCYLNNKQAPFLLVVFAGAPLTQTIYGFLLMNSMKAKALEAVADKATQFFLLGLGFAAGLAMCMSAIAQGKAGAAGSDALGETGKGFTNYIMVVGLCETVALFAMVFGMIA from the coding sequence ATGAACTGGGGAATGATTGGAGCCGGTGTAGTTATGGGTATTGCTGCTATGGGTAGCGCAATTGGTATTGGTATTGCTGGTCAGGGTGCAATCGGGGCATGGAAACGCTGTTATCTTAACAACAAGCAGGCACCGTTCCTTCTGGTTGTATTTGCAGGTGCTCCTCTTACACAGACTATTTACGGATTCCTTCTTATGAATTCAATGAAGGCAAAGGCACTTGAAGCTGTAGCTGATAAGGCAACACAGTTCTTCCTTCTTGGTCTTGGTTTTGCAGCAGGTCTTGCAATGTGTATGTCTGCAATTGCTCAGGGAAAAGCAGGTGCTGCAGGTTCTGATGCTCTTGGTGAAACCGGAAAAGGCTTTACTAACTACATCATGGTTGTAGGTCTTTGTGAAACTGTTGCTTTGTTTGCAATGGTATTCGGTATGATTGCATAA
- a CDS encoding aldose epimerase family protein, producing MVNSKFKKSRFGTLSDGKKVHIYTVSNGKMSFSATDFGCTVTSILIPGKDGFKKDVVLGHSTLAGYVNDNSCFGTAVGRFANRIGGGSFSIGGRLYELDKNDSGVNCLHGGFDRYEKKVWKASKIKTEHGIGIEFSRFSPDGEQGFPGNAQLRVIYTLNDENELTFEYFVKTDSPTPVNLTNHSYFNLDGRGTVENHFLKLNSSAYLEVNDTLVPTGKKISVDEDSDFDFREFKRIGQDIKNVGRGYDHAFMVDGWGDGKLHKIAVMKSEETGISMTVSTTQPAAQVYTANFLEGTVGKFGRVYHNHDALCIETEGYPDAPNHADFPDCIVTPEKPYHEVSVYRFDFS from the coding sequence ATGGTAAATAGTAAGTTCAAAAAATCACGGTTTGGAACTCTTTCCGATGGAAAAAAAGTTCACATTTATACGGTCTCAAACGGTAAAATGAGTTTTTCTGCTACGGATTTCGGATGCACCGTTACAAGCATTCTTATTCCTGGAAAAGATGGTTTTAAGAAAGATGTCGTACTCGGGCATTCAACTCTCGCAGGATATGTAAACGATAATTCATGTTTTGGAACTGCAGTCGGACGTTTTGCCAACAGAATCGGAGGCGGTTCTTTTTCTATTGGCGGAAGACTCTACGAGCTTGATAAAAATGACAGCGGTGTAAACTGTCTTCACGGCGGATTTGACCGTTATGAAAAGAAAGTCTGGAAGGCTTCTAAAATTAAGACTGAACATGGAATCGGTATTGAATTCAGCCGGTTTTCTCCTGATGGGGAACAGGGCTTCCCGGGTAATGCCCAGCTTCGTGTCATTTATACTTTGAATGACGAAAATGAACTGACATTTGAATATTTTGTAAAAACTGACAGTCCGACGCCTGTAAATCTGACTAATCATTCATATTTTAATCTTGACGGCAGGGGTACCGTCGAAAATCATTTCCTTAAATTGAATTCTTCTGCATATCTTGAAGTTAATGACACTCTTGTTCCTACCGGTAAGAAAATCAGTGTTGATGAAGACAGTGATTTTGATTTCAGGGAATTCAAGCGTATCGGTCAGGACATAAAGAATGTAGGCCGCGGATATGATCATGCTTTTATGGTTGACGGCTGGGGTGATGGAAAACTTCATAAAATTGCAGTGATGAAAAGTGAAGAAACGGGTATTTCAATGACTGTTTCTACTACACAGCCTGCTGCCCAGGTATATACTGCAAACTTCCTTGAAGGAACTGTAGGTAAGTTTGGACGCGTGTATCATAATCATGATGCACTTTGCATAGAAACGGAAGGATATCCGGATGCACCTAATCACGCTGATTTTCCGGATTGTATAGTTACACCTGAGAAACCGTATCATGAAGTTTCGGTTTACAGGTTTGATTTCAGTTAA
- the ispG gene encoding flavodoxin-dependent (E)-4-hydroxy-3-methylbut-2-enyl-diphosphate synthase, which produces MSMYKIPRTVKIGGFNGIREILVGGNNPVTIQTMWKDGITDVCDRPEKLDSILKQINTLKSLGCDIIRFAVPDMESARSLCLIQSKTDVPLVADIHFDYKLALACLEGPVAAIRINPGNIGSFDRVKVVVDGCRDKSVAIRIGVNSGSLPKDLEVQVEAGTLSRSEALARTALRECEAFEKLKFDNYVVSMKASSVEETVDANRAFAALSDTPLHVGVTEAGPLITGIVKSTLAFSTLLKDGIGSTIRVSLSSSPENEVITGREILHECGFRKGGVTLVSCPRCGRIGFDVHSFVERWQAELLSMKKNVTIAVMGCVVNGPGEGKHADLGIAGGGDKCIIFKKGKIVRTIDSKDADNVFRQELESL; this is translated from the coding sequence ATGAGCATGTATAAGATTCCCCGTACAGTAAAAATCGGCGGTTTTAACGGAATAAGAGAAATCCTTGTGGGAGGAAATAATCCTGTTACAATCCAGACAATGTGGAAAGATGGAATTACAGATGTCTGTGACAGACCTGAAAAGCTTGATTCGATTTTAAAACAGATTAATACGTTGAAATCCTTAGGCTGCGATATCATTCGTTTTGCAGTTCCAGATATGGAAAGCGCCCGTTCTTTGTGCCTTATTCAGTCAAAGACAGATGTACCTCTTGTTGCGGACATTCATTTTGACTATAAGCTTGCCCTGGCATGTCTTGAAGGACCTGTTGCTGCAATCCGCATTAATCCGGGTAATATCGGAAGTTTTGACAGGGTAAAGGTGGTTGTTGACGGCTGCAGGGATAAAAGTGTTGCCATAAGAATAGGTGTAAACTCAGGAAGTCTTCCAAAAGATCTTGAAGTTCAGGTTGAAGCAGGAACTCTGTCCAGAAGTGAAGCTCTTGCCCGGACAGCTTTAAGGGAATGTGAGGCTTTTGAAAAACTTAAATTTGATAATTATGTTGTAAGTATGAAAGCCTCTTCTGTTGAGGAAACTGTAGACGCAAACAGGGCTTTTGCTGCTTTAAGCGATACTCCCCTTCATGTAGGAGTTACGGAAGCCGGTCCCCTTATTACAGGTATCGTAAAGTCAACTCTTGCTTTTTCTACGCTTTTGAAGGATGGAATAGGTTCTACAATACGGGTAAGCCTTTCTTCTTCTCCTGAAAATGAAGTAATTACAGGCCGGGAGATTCTTCATGAATGCGGTTTCAGAAAAGGCGGTGTTACTCTGGTGAGCTGTCCGAGATGCGGCCGGATTGGATTTGACGTTCATTCCTTTGTAGAGCGATGGCAGGCTGAACTGCTTTCCATGAAAAAGAACGTTACCATTGCTGTCATGGGATGTGTGGTAAACGGTCCTGGTGAAGGAAAGCACGCAGACCTGGGTATAGCTGGCGGCGGAGATAAATGCATTATTTTTAAGAAAGGAAAAATAGTACGAACGATTGACTCAAAAGATGCCGATAATGTATTCAGGCAGGAACTGGAGTCTTTATAG
- a CDS encoding DUF2764 family protein yields MEHLYYLVAQLPSFSVTDDSSAKLPITTEYYKDLCSRFMSAESSRIAAGLTLEPPLEQETTGSAFLDAWYTRERNLRLALAQLRALKMKKEAKNLPLTSDGEVIQAARTATGMDSPLSAEQFLNQYRMALLDKIAPLDIFSADAVYCYGLKLMLAERMKKFNRDEGLASYHKIYDEILGEKK; encoded by the coding sequence GTGGAACATCTCTATTACCTTGTAGCCCAGCTTCCATCGTTCTCTGTAACAGACGACAGTTCTGCAAAACTGCCTATTACTACGGAGTATTACAAGGATCTGTGCAGCCGCTTTATGTCTGCGGAAAGCAGCCGTATTGCAGCAGGCCTTACCCTTGAACCTCCTCTGGAACAGGAAACTACAGGCTCGGCTTTTCTTGATGCATGGTACACCAGGGAAAGAAACCTTCGTCTTGCTCTTGCTCAGCTTCGTGCCCTGAAAATGAAAAAAGAAGCCAAAAATCTGCCGCTTACCAGCGACGGAGAAGTTATTCAGGCAGCACGTACCGCAACAGGAATGGACAGCCCTTTAAGTGCTGAACAGTTTTTGAATCAGTACAGAATGGCTCTCCTTGATAAAATTGCACCTCTTGATATTTTTTCAGCTGATGCAGTTTATTGTTACGGACTTAAGCTTATGCTTGCAGAACGGATGAAGAAGTTTAATCGGGATGAAGGTTTGGCTTCTTACCATAAAATCTATGATGAGATTCTTGGAGAAAAGAAATGA
- a CDS encoding V-type ATP synthase subunit B: MNKVYSKIESINGSVITVRAKGVKLNELAEITTRFGKSLAEVNKIDGDLVSLQVFAGGRGVATNDQIRFLGHDMRVSFSDNLLGRIFNGSAEPRDHGPSLAENLVPIGGPSVNPAKRINPNRMMRTNIPMIDVFNTLVVSQKIPIFSISGEPYNQLLARIAMQAQADVIVLGGMGLKYDDYLYFKNTLEEGGALSKTVMFVHTSADPTVECIKIPDLSLAVAEQFALQGKDVLVLLTDMTNFADSMKEIAITQEQVPSNRGYPGDLYSQLASRYEKAVDFADQGSITVLAVTTMPGDDVTHPVPDNTGYITEGQYYLKGGRIEPFGSLSRLKQQVNSKTRKDHRALMDAMIRLYAQYKDTLEKKSMGFNMSAWDEKLLKYGEMFEAQMMDLSVNVPLEEALDNGWKILANCFDKQETGLKTELIDTFWPKN, from the coding sequence ATGAATAAAGTATACAGCAAAATAGAAAGCATTAACGGTAGCGTTATCACTGTTCGTGCAAAGGGCGTAAAGCTTAATGAACTGGCAGAAATCACTACCCGTTTCGGAAAATCACTTGCCGAAGTAAATAAAATCGACGGTGACCTGGTTTCACTTCAGGTATTTGCGGGAGGACGCGGTGTCGCAACAAATGACCAGATCCGCTTCCTCGGTCATGATATGAGGGTTTCATTCAGTGATAATCTTCTCGGCCGTATCTTTAACGGTTCGGCAGAGCCGCGTGATCACGGTCCTTCACTTGCAGAAAATCTTGTACCTATCGGAGGTCCTTCTGTAAACCCTGCAAAACGTATCAATCCTAACCGCATGATGCGTACAAACATTCCGATGATTGATGTATTCAATACACTGGTTGTTTCGCAGAAGATTCCTATTTTCTCTATTTCAGGAGAACCTTACAACCAGCTTCTTGCACGTATTGCCATGCAGGCTCAGGCTGATGTAATCGTTCTCGGAGGAATGGGTCTTAAATATGACGATTACCTTTATTTCAAGAACACTCTTGAAGAGGGCGGTGCTCTTTCTAAGACCGTTATGTTCGTTCATACTTCCGCTGACCCGACTGTAGAATGTATTAAGATTCCTGATCTTTCACTTGCAGTTGCAGAACAGTTTGCCCTTCAGGGAAAAGACGTACTTGTTCTTCTTACTGACATGACGAACTTTGCAGACTCGATGAAGGAAATTGCCATCACGCAGGAACAGGTTCCGTCTAACCGCGGTTATCCTGGAGACTTGTATTCACAGCTTGCATCACGTTATGAAAAGGCTGTTGACTTTGCGGATCAGGGATCAATTACTGTACTTGCCGTTACCACAATGCCTGGTGATGATGTTACTCACCCGGTACCTGATAACACCGGATATATTACGGAAGGTCAGTATTACCTTAAGGGTGGACGTATTGAACCGTTCGGTTCTCTGTCCCGTCTTAAGCAGCAGGTTAACTCTAAGACCCGTAAAGACCACCGTGCCCTTATGGATGCTATGATTCGTCTTTATGCACAGTACAAGGATACTCTTGAAAAGAAATCAATGGGTTTCAATATGTCTGCATGGGATGAAAAGCTTCTTAAATATGGTGAAATGTTTGAAGCTCAGATGATGGATCTTTCCGTAAATGTTCCTCTTGAAGAAGCTTTGGATAACGGATGGAAAATCCTTGCAAACTGCTTTGATAAGCAGGAAACAGGTTTGAAGACTGAACTTATTGATACGTTCTGGCCTAAGAACTAA